The segment TCACAGCCGTATGTGATGAAATGGGCACGGTTCTGCGTCGCACCGCTTTCTCTCCCAATATTAAGGACAGGCTGGATTTTTCCTGTGCTGTATTCGACCCCGCGGGCAGTCTCTGCGCCCAGGCGGCTCACATTCCGGTTCATCTGGGGAGCATGGCCTATGCCATGCGCGCCATAGTTAACGACCTGGAGTGGGCGCCAGGTGACACGCTGGTTCTGAACGACCCGTTTCTGGGGGGCACACACCTGCCTGATGTGACTCTGGTTTCGCCAGTTTTCGAGCAGGCTGGCAGAGCCCTTGCCGGCTTTGTGGCCAATCGCGCCCATCATGCGGATATCGGTTGTGACTCTCCGGGCTCGATGCCGCTCTCTCGCAGTCTGCATGAGGAAGGGCGGATTATCCCACCGACATTTCTGTTCCGCCAGGGTGAACTGCAGTCGGCCGCCTTGCAGCTTCTAAGTGGCAGGCCGGTGCTGGATACCGATTTCGCGGCTCAGTACAGCGCCAACAGCAGCGGCGTTCAGCGCCTTCTGGATCTGGTGCAAAGGCTGGGGTTGCCCGGTTATCTGGCCGGGCTTGCTGAGCTCAACGACTATGCCGACCGCCTGGCGGGCTCGGCGCTTGAGCAGTTGAGGCCCGGCCGGTACCGATTTCAGGATTTCATGGATGACGACGGAGCGGGCCAGCGGGATATCCCCATCGCCGTCGAGCTGACTATCGAGCGGGAGCGCGCAACGGTGGATTTTTCAGGTACAGCCGCCCAGGTGCGGGGCAATCTGAACTGCCCTGAATCTGTCGCAGCGGCTGCGGCCTTCTATGCTTTTCGCTGCCTGATGCCCGACTTCACTCCGGCTTGTGAAGGAGCATTCAGGCGCATAAAGCTGCGGACTGAAGAAGGGTCTCTGGTAAACGCGTTGCGGCCGGCCGCTGTTGCGGCCGGTAACGTGGAGACCTCTACCCGACTTGTGGATGTCATTTTCGGGGCTCTCGCTCAGGCGCTGCCGGACCGAATACCCGCTGCCAGTCAGGGCAGCATGAATAATGTGGCCATGGGCCATATCGACCCTCACACCGGTAATCGGTGGGACTATTACGAAACCCTTGCAGGTGGCACTGGCGCGGGGCCCCATCAGAATGGACTGGATGCCGCTCACAGCCACATGACCAATACATTAAATACACCCGTGGAGAGTGTGGAAATGCATTATCCGCTGCGAATCAGACGCTATGCATTGCGCCATGGCAGCGGCGGAGGGGGGCAGCGCTGTGGCGGCGAGGGATTGGTTCGGGAATATGAGTTTCTGGCCGAGGCCCAGGTGAGCCTGCTTACCGAGCGACGCTACCGACCGCCCTGGGGGCTCGCTGGCGGTGAAGCTGGTGCTGCCGGCAAGAATCTGTTGAATGGTCGGCTACTGGCGCCTAAGGTCAGCTTCACTGCCCGAACTGGTGACCGCCTGGTAATCGCCACACCGGGGGGTGGCGGGCACGGAGCTGACACAGATCCGCCAGCTGTGTAGAATACCGGCCGACTGCAACTCCCGGATTTCAGCGTTTGAGTTTTCCGGTTTTAACTGTCCGTATCGAACCAAAGACACAGGTAGCCTACGATGAGTGTTGAAGAAACTATCAAAGACCAGATCAAGTCACACGATATCCTGCTGTACATGAAGGGCAGCCCTGAACAGCCCCAGTGCGGATTTTCGGCTCAGGTTTCACAAGTTCTCATGGCCTGTGGCAAGAAGTTTGCCTACGTAGATGTGCTGAGCAACCCGGACATCCGTGCGACCCTGCCTCAGATTGCCAACTGGCCTACTTTTCCTCAGCTATGGATTGATGGAGAACTGGTAGGGGGTTGCGACATCGTGGTTGAAATGTATGAGAAGGGCGAACTGAAATCCCTGATCGACAGTGCCGGGTCGGAAAAGCCCGCCAGCGCGGAGTCCTGAGTACTGAATGGCCGGATAGCAGGGCTGCGGTCCTGGCGCATTGTCAGGACCGTCAAAAAACCCGCGGGTTTCCTTGCGCTGCCGAGACAGGCCTGCCCATGACGTTGACAAGGTGCCTTGCCGACGGGTTGGTCTGAACACCGGAACGTTGTGCTGATTAATCAGAAGTTCCTTAAAGAGGCCAGCCACCCAGATCCTGCCATTTGTTGACTATATGGCAGAATAATTCAGCGGTCCTTTCCGCGTCATAGCGAGCTGAGTGAGCCAATTCATTCTTGAATTCAATATTTGCCGCCTCACAGGCCCGGGACAGAACCGTCTGCCCGAAGGCGAGACCGCTCAGCGTCGCTGTGTCAAAACTTGAAAAGGGATGAAACGGATTGCGGTTCAGGTTGTGCCGTGCTGCCGCCGCGTTAATGAATCCGTGGTCAAAATGGGCATTGTGAGCGACAAGGATGGCTCGCTTGCAGTGCTGCGTTTTCATACTGCTACGGATAATCTGGAACAGATCCCGAAACACTTCTTTTTCTTCACGGGCGACTCGCAGCGGATGATAGGGGTCGATCCCGGTGAATTTAAGCGCCGCCTCCTCGATGTTGGAACCGGGAAACGGTTTCACACGATGAAAATAGGTCTGATCAATTTCGAGTCTGCCGTGGCCATTCATTGCCACAATCACAGCTGCGATTTCCAGAATGGCATCGGTACTGGAATTAAAACCGCCGGTTTCCACATCCACGACTACGGGCAGGTAGGTTCGGAAACGATCGACAATCAAAGGGTTGCATTCATCTGCATCGACATGTCCATCCATCAGGAATACTCCGAGACACGCCAGCCTATTTTTTCGCCGGCGCGCAAAGGCACTACCGATGAATCACCCAGCTGATAGCTGCGCGGCACCTGCCACTCGTCTCGGGACAGGGTAATTTTTCCTTCGTTACGTGGCAGGCCGTAAAAATCCGGGCCATTAAACGCCGCAAAACTTTCCAGCCGGTCGAGGGCGTTGGCGCGATCGAAGACTTCGGTATAAAGTTCCAGTGCGGCGTGAGCACTGAAGATACCCGCACACCCACAGGCGGTTTCTTTGCTGCCCACGGGATGCGGCGCAGAATCGGTACCGAGAAAGAAACGTCTGTCGCCGCTGGTGGCGGCATCAATCAACGCCTGCTGATGGGTGTCGCGTTTAAGAACCGGCAGACAGTAATAGTGCGGCCTGATCCCTCCTGCCAGCATATGGTTGCGGTTGTAAAGCAGGTGATGCGCAGTCACGGTCGCGGCTACATTCGTTTTCTGCGCGAGAACAAACTGCACGGCCTCGCGTGTTGTGATGTGCTCAAGTACCACTCTGAGCGTCGGGTAGCGTTGCAGCAGCGGAGACAGAACGGTATCAATAAAGACACTTTCCCGATCGAAGATGTCGACATCGTGATCTGTCACTTCGCCGTGGAATAACAGGGGCATTCCCAGTTCGGTCAGGGCTTCCAGAGCCGGGTAGACATTCTCAATGCGCGTCACCCCGTTTTCAGAATTAGTCGTGGCCCCTGCAGGATAATACTTGACCGCGAAAACCAGGCCGCTTTCTGCCGCCTTTCGGATCTCAGCGGCTGCCAGGCGGTCGGTCAGGTAAAGCGTCATTAGCGGCTCAAAATCATTGCCAGAAGGCACCTGCTGAATGATCCGTTGCCGGTAGGCAGCGGCCGCTGCCAGACTGGTAACGGGCGGTACAAGATTGGGCATGATGATTGCGCGGTTGAATACCCTGGCGCTGTGCGCCACTGTATGGGTGAGCGCGTCGTCATCCCGGAGGTGGAGATGCCAGTCGTCAGGACGCGTGAGGGTAATGCTGTTGTTGGTCATGATAGGGATATCCTTGGTTGCCGTATTGTAGCTGAAGAGCAGTCAGGGGCGAAACGGCGTCGACCGGGCTATTCGGAATCCTGTCGTGAGAGAGGTGGGAATCTGCGCGGCTTACTGTTTATGGTGCGGGCAATGTTCCATGGTCGTTCCGTTTGCCGGGAGCTCTCCCCGGCCCATTGCTAAAGGAACCGCTGCATAGATACTACAATGCTCTGACCTTCAGACGAACCCGCTCCCATTGCCGCCCGCATGTGTCGGCCTGTCAAGGCAGCGCAACGAAGTCCACGGGTTTGTCTGAAGGCCCCTCCGGGTGGGGCCTGTCGGGTGCCACTGCGTTGTTGTCGCGCCTGGCAGGGGCGTGCCGTTCCCTTCCCGCGACGCCTGGCATTAGCGCCCGCTTGCCTCCCGTAGCGCGTGGTGGAAATTAATCAGAAGTTCCTTAAAGCCGGCGCCAGGCTGATCGTCAGGCGTCGCATTTCTGGTTTTAGGTGCTACAATACGCGCCTTTTTCGTCGGGCCGTTTCAGCAGTATGGCCCGCGCAGTAGACCTTAAGCAGGAGTCTGAAAATGTCGGAAATTAAGAAAGTCGTGCTGGCGTATTCCGGCGGTCTGGATACTTCAGTCATAGCCAAGTGGTTGCAGGAGACATACGATTGTGAGGTCGTCACGTTTACTGCAGACCTGGGGCAGGGCGGTGAAGTGGAACCAGCCCGGGCCAAGGCTGAGGCATTAGGTATCAAAGAGATTTTTATCGAAGATCTGCGAGAGGAGTTCGTCCGCGATTTCGTGTTCCCGATGTTCCGTGCCAATGCGCTGTATGAGGGTGAGTACCTGCTGGGCACTTCCATCGCCAGACCCTTGATAGCGAAGCGCCTGGTGGAGATTGCCGAGGAAACCGGTGCGGACGCCATCTCCCACGGTGCCACTGGAAAGGGCAATGACCAGGTACGTTTTGAGTTGGGAGCCTATGCGCTGAGCCCGGGAATCCAGGTAATCGCTCCGTGGCGAGAGTGGGATCTTACCTCCCGGGATACGCTGCTGGCTTATTGTGAACAGCACGGAATCAGCGTGGAAAAGAAACGTGGCACCAAGTCTCCTTACTCCATGGATGCCAATCTGCTGCACATTTCCTATGAAGGCGACATTCTCGAAGACCCGGGCGCAGAACCGGAAGAGTCCATGTGGTTGTGGACCGTTGCGCCGGAGTCGGCGCCGGATCAGCCGACCTATATCGAGCTCGAGTACAAGCAAGGCGACATCGTTGCCATCGATGGCGAACAGTTGAGCCCCGCCGCCGTACTGGAAAAGCTGAATCAGGTCGCTGGTGCCAACGGTATTGGGCGGGCGGACATCGTTGAAAACCGTTACGTCGGGATGAAGTCCCGGGGCTGTTACGAAACGCCGGGTGGTACCGTGATGCTGAAGGCCCACCGGGCTATCGAGTCCCTGACTCTGGATCGCGAGCTGGCACACTTGAAAGACGAACTGATGCCCCGTTACGCCGAGCTGGTCTACAACGGATACTGGTGGTCGCCTGAGCGGGAAGCGCTGCAGGCGCTGATCGATTATTCACAGCAGTATGTAAATGGCAAAGTCAGGTTGAAATTGTACAAGGGCAATACCGTCGTTGTGGGACGGGAGTCCTCTGACTCGTTATTTGACGAGGCGGTCGCCACCTTTGAGGACGACGCCGGGGCTTACGACCAGAAGGACGCCGAAGGATTCATCAAGCTGAATTCTTTGCGACTGAGGATTGCCGCCAAAAAAGGGCGGTAAAGAAAGTCTATGAGGCTCTGGGTTATTCCGGCTACCGGGTTTTCTTTTTAAACTCACAAAGGTCGTTTATGGCGCATGCTATGCAGTCTGGCTTGCGCGCAGTACACACATAGCGGCCATGCAGAATAAGCCAGTGATGAGCATCCAGCAGATACTCCGCTGGCACCACGCGCATCAGTCTTTTTTCCACCTCGAGAACTGTCTTGCCAGGCGCGATACCGGTCCGGTTGGAGACCCGGAAGATATGGGTGTCGACCGCGACAGTTGCTTCCCGGAAGGCTGTGTTCAGCACCACATTGGCGGTTTT is part of the Gammaproteobacteria bacterium genome and harbors:
- the pyrC gene encoding dihydroorotase, producing the protein MTNNSITLTRPDDWHLHLRDDDALTHTVAHSARVFNRAIIMPNLVPPVTSLAAAAAYRQRIIQQVPSGNDFEPLMTLYLTDRLAAAEIRKAAESGLVFAVKYYPAGATTNSENGVTRIENVYPALEALTELGMPLLFHGEVTDHDVDIFDRESVFIDTVLSPLLQRYPTLRVVLEHITTREAVQFVLAQKTNVAATVTAHHLLYNRNHMLAGGIRPHYYCLPVLKRDTHQQALIDAATSGDRRFFLGTDSAPHPVGSKETACGCAGIFSAHAALELYTEVFDRANALDRLESFAAFNGPDFYGLPRNEGKITLSRDEWQVPRSYQLGDSSVVPLRAGEKIGWRVSEYS
- the grxD gene encoding Grx4 family monothiol glutaredoxin is translated as MSVEETIKDQIKSHDILLYMKGSPEQPQCGFSAQVSQVLMACGKKFAYVDVLSNPDIRATLPQIANWPTFPQLWIDGELVGGCDIVVEMYEKGELKSLIDSAGSEKPASAES
- a CDS encoding hydantoinase B/oxoprolinase family protein translates to MNPIELNLFHSRITAVCDEMGTVLRRTAFSPNIKDRLDFSCAVFDPAGSLCAQAAHIPVHLGSMAYAMRAIVNDLEWAPGDTLVLNDPFLGGTHLPDVTLVSPVFEQAGRALAGFVANRAHHADIGCDSPGSMPLSRSLHEEGRIIPPTFLFRQGELQSAALQLLSGRPVLDTDFAAQYSANSSGVQRLLDLVQRLGLPGYLAGLAELNDYADRLAGSALEQLRPGRYRFQDFMDDDGAGQRDIPIAVELTIERERATVDFSGTAAQVRGNLNCPESVAAAAAFYAFRCLMPDFTPACEGAFRRIKLRTEEGSLVNALRPAAVAAGNVETSTRLVDVIFGALAQALPDRIPAASQGSMNNVAMGHIDPHTGNRWDYYETLAGGTGAGPHQNGLDAAHSHMTNTLNTPVESVEMHYPLRIRRYALRHGSGGGGQRCGGEGLVREYEFLAEAQVSLLTERRYRPPWGLAGGEAGAAGKNLLNGRLLAPKVSFTARTGDRLVIATPGGGGHGADTDPPAV
- the rnt gene encoding ribonuclease T; the protein is MDGHVDADECNPLIVDRFRTYLPVVVDVETGGFNSSTDAILEIAAVIVAMNGHGRLEIDQTYFHRVKPFPGSNIEEAALKFTGIDPYHPLRVAREEKEVFRDLFQIIRSSMKTQHCKRAILVAHNAHFDHGFINAAAARHNLNRNPFHPFSSFDTATLSGLAFGQTVLSRACEAANIEFKNELAHSARYDAERTAELFCHIVNKWQDLGGWPL
- a CDS encoding argininosuccinate synthase, with product MSEIKKVVLAYSGGLDTSVIAKWLQETYDCEVVTFTADLGQGGEVEPARAKAEALGIKEIFIEDLREEFVRDFVFPMFRANALYEGEYLLGTSIARPLIAKRLVEIAEETGADAISHGATGKGNDQVRFELGAYALSPGIQVIAPWREWDLTSRDTLLAYCEQHGISVEKKRGTKSPYSMDANLLHISYEGDILEDPGAEPEESMWLWTVAPESAPDQPTYIELEYKQGDIVAIDGEQLSPAAVLEKLNQVAGANGIGRADIVENRYVGMKSRGCYETPGGTVMLKAHRAIESLTLDRELAHLKDELMPRYAELVYNGYWWSPEREALQALIDYSQQYVNGKVRLKLYKGNTVVVGRESSDSLFDEAVATFEDDAGAYDQKDAEGFIKLNSLRLRIAAKKGR